One Bradyrhizobium sp. ISRA464 genomic window carries:
- a CDS encoding alpha/beta hydrolase, whose protein sequence is MSARFEPIVGRYMHLELFGRPHRIYVEEAGEGTPLLCLHTAGSDGRQYRGLMNDPRVTRDHRVIAFDMPWHGKSSPPEGWHDEEYQLTSAQYTTMILAVIDALELDKPIVIGCSIGGRIALQIDTRRCPLFLLSGEYDYSCTPEETLAVANSIPGAEATIMKGLGHFPMSEDPGAFLKHLLPVLEKIAAR, encoded by the coding sequence ATGAGCGCAAGGTTCGAACCGATCGTCGGCCGCTACATGCATCTCGAATTGTTCGGCCGGCCGCACCGCATCTATGTCGAGGAGGCGGGCGAGGGCACGCCGCTGCTTTGCCTGCACACCGCCGGCAGCGACGGCCGGCAATATCGCGGCCTGATGAACGATCCGCGTGTCACGCGCGATCATCGCGTCATCGCCTTCGACATGCCCTGGCACGGCAAGTCCTCGCCGCCTGAAGGCTGGCATGACGAGGAGTACCAGCTCACCTCGGCGCAATACACGACGATGATCCTCGCCGTGATCGATGCGCTCGAGCTCGACAAGCCGATCGTGATCGGTTGCTCGATCGGCGGACGGATCGCGCTGCAGATCGACACCAGGCGCTGCCCGCTGTTCCTGTTGTCCGGCGAGTACGACTATTCCTGTACGCCGGAGGAGACGCTGGCGGTGGCGAACAGCATTCCCGGAGCGGAGGCCACCATCATGAAAGGCCTCGGCCATTTCCCGATGAGCGAGGATCCGGGCGCGTTCTTGAAGCACCTGCTGCCGGTGCTGGAGAAGATCGCCGCGCGGTGA
- a CDS encoding DUF6719 family protein has product MRKVALGLILSAVSVPCFAQTVLKSEPLILAPYEVVLVQDASCPTGKVLKVTGAIRGLHRRKVCVSLASEQASLATATP; this is encoded by the coding sequence ATGCGTAAAGTTGCGTTAGGTCTCATTCTCTCTGCGGTCTCCGTGCCGTGCTTTGCCCAGACGGTCCTCAAATCCGAGCCCCTGATCCTTGCACCCTATGAGGTCGTGCTCGTGCAGGACGCATCCTGTCCGACCGGCAAGGTCCTCAAGGTCACCGGCGCAATCCGGGGTCTCCATCGACGGAAGGTCTGTGTTTCGCTCGCCTCCGAGCAAGCTTCGCTCGCGACGGCGACGCCGTAA
- a CDS encoding outer membrane protein — protein MKKFLLGTVALAALASPALAADMPARTYTKAPPPVTAPALVYNWTGFYIGGHVGGAFTDGTNLMGSDARFMGGVQGGFDYQFAPNWVMGIEAQYSWLPSSSNNGVLFPAGTLVTGNTDQIGSVTGRLGYTWGPALLYAKGGYAWRDNNNITATVGGVPAAFTTDGNHRDGYTVGAGLEYMFAPSWSAKAEYQYYNFGKTTFTGGPADIVGTSFRNDEHTVKLGINYRFGWGGPVGSNY, from the coding sequence ATGAAGAAGTTTCTGCTCGGCACCGTCGCCCTGGCCGCTCTTGCGAGCCCGGCGCTTGCGGCTGACATGCCGGCACGCACCTATACCAAGGCACCGCCGCCCGTGACCGCGCCTGCGCTTGTCTACAACTGGACCGGGTTCTACATCGGCGGCCATGTTGGCGGCGCGTTCACCGACGGCACCAACCTGATGGGCAGCGACGCGCGCTTCATGGGTGGCGTGCAGGGCGGCTTCGACTACCAGTTCGCGCCGAACTGGGTGATGGGTATCGAGGCGCAGTATAGCTGGCTGCCGAGCTCGTCGAACAATGGCGTGCTGTTCCCGGCGGGTACGCTCGTGACCGGCAATACCGACCAGATCGGTTCGGTGACCGGTCGCCTTGGCTACACCTGGGGTCCGGCGCTGCTCTACGCCAAGGGCGGTTACGCCTGGCGTGACAACAACAACATCACCGCCACGGTCGGCGGCGTGCCAGCGGCGTTCACCACCGACGGCAACCACAGGGACGGCTACACGGTCGGCGCGGGCCTCGAATACATGTTCGCGCCGAGCTGGTCGGCCAAGGCCGAATACCAGTACTATAATTTCGGCAAGACCACGTTCACGGGCGGCCCGGCCGACATTGTCGGCACGAGCTTCCGCAACGACGAGCACACCGTCAAGCTGGGCATCAACTATCGCTTCGGTTGGGGCGGCCCGGTGGGCAGCAACTACTGA
- a CDS encoding tyrosine-type recombinase/integrase — MSKITGKAIKAGIDRRKGHAARHFLDTMKGLFKWAVDAEHVKADPAAGKSVAKPKTKGFPVWEEEEIIQFEQRWPRGTRERVMFDIYCYTGLRRGDAAALGKQHVKNGVISIDTEKTGTRVTIPVLDVLQNTLDAGPTGDLAFIATAKGHRMTKESVGNAFRDACRAAGIKKSAHGLRKAAATRAANNGATEAQLEAIFGWEGGKMAALYTRTANRQKLATGAMNTLARTEQETSIPAPQGQVRAAGQKE, encoded by the coding sequence TTGTCCAAGATTACCGGGAAGGCCATCAAAGCAGGCATCGATCGGCGCAAAGGTCATGCGGCGCGGCACTTTCTCGATACCATGAAGGGCCTGTTCAAATGGGCTGTCGATGCCGAACATGTCAAAGCTGATCCGGCGGCCGGCAAGTCCGTAGCGAAGCCGAAGACTAAGGGCTTCCCGGTCTGGGAAGAAGAAGAGATCATCCAGTTCGAACAGCGGTGGCCGCGCGGGACTCGTGAGCGCGTCATGTTCGATATCTACTGCTATACCGGATTGCGCCGTGGTGACGCTGCAGCACTCGGCAAGCAGCACGTCAAAAATGGTGTGATCAGCATCGACACCGAGAAGACAGGAACTCGTGTCACGATTCCTGTGCTTGACGTCCTGCAGAATACCCTCGACGCCGGGCCGACCGGGGATCTGGCATTCATTGCCACAGCCAAGGGCCATCGGATGACTAAGGAGAGCGTCGGCAACGCTTTCCGCGACGCCTGCCGCGCCGCCGGAATCAAGAAGTCAGCCCACGGTCTCCGCAAGGCCGCGGCCACCAGGGCAGCAAATAATGGGGCCACGGAGGCTCAGCTCGAGGCGATCTTTGGCTGGGAGGGTGGGAAGATGGCCGCCCTCTACACGCGAACCGCCAACCGGCAGAAGCTGGCGACGGGTGCCATGAATACTCTCGCGAGAACCGAACAAGAAACTTCTATTCCCGCACCTCAGGGGCAGGTGCGGGCCGCGGGCCAAAAAGAGTAG
- a CDS encoding tetratricopeptide repeat protein: MSRTTRFLTLAVLSMALAGGPVIKAYAAGGDQPSPPASDSGKGKKASKKDRRSSIDDQKFLAGYHAAYATIYDRHDYAAAIEQLKALGQDDRADVANLIGYSYRKLGDYKVSQIWYERALKADPNHVRTWQYYGLWQLEQGNRDQAQYHLNRIAQLAGTNSEEYRSLAAALEKPPGTALVY; this comes from the coding sequence ATGAGCAGGACGACAAGGTTTTTGACCCTCGCGGTGCTCTCGATGGCGCTAGCAGGCGGCCCCGTCATCAAGGCCTACGCGGCGGGCGGCGACCAACCGTCCCCGCCCGCATCCGACAGCGGCAAGGGCAAGAAGGCAAGCAAGAAAGACAGGAGATCGTCGATCGACGACCAGAAATTCCTGGCCGGTTATCACGCGGCCTACGCCACGATCTATGATCGCCACGACTACGCCGCCGCGATCGAGCAGTTGAAGGCGCTGGGTCAGGACGATCGCGCCGACGTCGCCAACCTGATCGGCTACTCCTATCGCAAGCTCGGCGACTACAAGGTGTCGCAGATCTGGTACGAGCGTGCGCTCAAGGCCGACCCCAACCACGTGCGCACCTGGCAGTATTACGGCCTGTGGCAGCTCGAGCAGGGCAACCGCGACCAGGCGCAGTATCATCTGAACCGCATCGCGCAGCTCGCCGGCACCAACAGCGAGGAATACCGCTCGCTCGCCGCGGCGCTGGAGAAGCCGCCGGGCACCGCCCTCGTCTACTGA
- the rlmB gene encoding 23S rRNA (guanosine(2251)-2'-O)-methyltransferase RlmB, whose protein sequence is MSDRDRKPNFRSKGGKPFQKGQKFSRPPAWRERESGSDGPVILYGWHTVSAALANPDRYIRKLYLTENAARRLAEENIDTRVAPEIVRPSALDQRLTPDAVHQGLLAEADPLPSPGIDTLAQEGIVLVLDQITDPHNVGAIMRSAAAFAVKAIVTTARHSPEATGVLAKSASGALELVPLVTVQNLARALNELNERGFQTVGLDSQGAEDLGKVELQQPLALVLGAEGKGLRQLTRETCRVVARLDMPGEIKSLNVSNAAVLALYIGASRLGLM, encoded by the coding sequence ATGAGCGATCGCGACCGCAAACCCAATTTCCGAAGCAAGGGCGGTAAACCCTTCCAAAAAGGGCAGAAATTTTCTCGTCCCCCGGCCTGGCGGGAGCGAGAATCGGGTTCCGACGGGCCGGTGATTCTCTATGGCTGGCACACGGTGTCGGCCGCGCTCGCCAATCCGGACCGCTATATCCGCAAGCTTTACCTCACCGAGAACGCCGCGAGGCGCCTTGCTGAGGAGAATATCGACACCCGCGTCGCGCCGGAAATCGTCCGTCCCAGCGCGCTCGACCAGCGCCTCACCCCCGACGCCGTGCACCAGGGCCTGCTCGCGGAGGCCGATCCCCTGCCCTCGCCCGGCATCGACACACTGGCGCAGGAGGGCATCGTGCTGGTGCTGGACCAGATCACCGATCCGCACAATGTCGGCGCCATCATGCGCTCGGCTGCGGCCTTCGCGGTGAAGGCGATCGTCACCACCGCCCGCCACAGCCCGGAGGCGACCGGGGTGCTGGCGAAATCCGCCTCCGGCGCGCTCGAGCTGGTGCCGCTGGTCACCGTGCAGAACCTGGCGCGCGCGTTGAATGAGCTGAACGAGCGCGGCTTCCAGACCGTCGGGCTCGACAGCCAGGGCGCGGAAGACCTCGGCAAGGTGGAGTTGCAGCAGCCCTTAGCGCTGGTGCTCGGCGCCGAAGGCAAAGGCCTGCGGCAATTGACGCGCGAGACCTGCCGCGTCGTCGCCCGGCTCGACATGCCCGGCGAGATCAAGAGCCTCAACGTATCGAACGCCGCGGTGCTCGCGCTCTATATCGGGGCGAGCCGGCTCGGGCTGATGTAG